From a region of the Cucumis sativus cultivar 9930 chromosome 6, Cucumber_9930_V3, whole genome shotgun sequence genome:
- the LOC101210366 gene encoding proline-rich receptor-like protein kinase PERK13 has translation MIIDNHHFNRHLRRDESFYLKHLSSKVAAIQDNLSVRVLRNKTTTNEHNLRDSEQSILSIKSFSFQSSSQDSSSSQSNWTSSSNSISRDHTSDPESSSQQEKIGTDSREQKVYATASQTVQLPNKDIFQQISSEAPILCSVCGMRSDLHMKNTMRFSFSEIQQATSDFSAANLLGEGGYGHVFKGELKDGQLIAAKVRKEESSQGFIEFHSEIQVLSFARHKNIVMLLGYSCKENLNVLVYEYICNRSLDFHLFGKTTTVLELHQRYGIAVGIAKGLRFLHEECRGGPVIHRDVRPSNILLTHDFVPMLGDFGLAKWRTKDETSHTRILGTFGYVAPEYAENGILSVRTDVYAFGIVLLQLISGRKVFDAKDDIQGQSLREWAEPLIENLALHELIDARVAKTYDTYELYLMARTAYLCVQINPENRPSMGEVVRLLEGENDHYHYLGEKLIPRYNK, from the exons ATGATAATTGATAATCATCACTTTAACAGGCATCTTAGGCGGGATGAGAGCTTTTACCTTAAACATTTATCTTCCAAGGTTGCTGCAATCCAAGATAACTTGTCTGTTAGAGTTTTGAGAAATAAGACTACAACTAATGAACATAATTTGAGGGATAGCGAACAGTCCATTCTCTCTATCAAAAGCTTCTCATTCCAAAGTAGTTCTCAGGATAGCTCATCTTCACAGAGCAACTGGACCAGTTCGTCTAATAGCATATCTAGAGACCATACATCGGATCCTGAGTCATCTTCTCAGCAAGAAAAAATAG GTACAGATTCCAGAGAACAGAAAGTATATGCAACTGCTTCTCAGACTGTTCAACTTCCAAATAAGGACATCTTTCAACAGATATCTTCAGAAGCACCAATTTTATGCTCTGTTTGTGGAATGAGGTCTGATTTGCATATGAAGAATACCATGAGGTTTAGTTTTTCTGAAATTCAGCAAGCCACTTCCGATTTCTCAGCAGCAAACTTGTTAGGAGAAGGCGGTTATGGCCATGTTTTTAAGGGTGAACTAAAAGATGGACAACTCATTGCTGCAAAAGTgcgaaaagaagaaagtagcCAAGGATTTATAGAATTTCATTCCGAGATACAAGTTTTGAGTTTTGCTCGTCACAAGAACATAGTGATGTTGTTGGGTTATAGTTGCaaggaaaatttaaatgttctGGTCTATGAATATATTTGCAACAGGTCCCTTGATTTTCACTTATTTG GTAAGACGACAACAGTTCTTGAACTACATCAAAGATATGGCATTGCTGTTGGAATTGCCAAGGGACTGCGTTTTCTTCATGAAGAATGTCGTGGAGGTCCTGTAATACACAGAGATGTCCGTCCAAGTAACATATTGCTCACACATGATTTTGTTCCTATG TTGGGTGATTTTGGCTTGGCCAAATGGAGGACAAAAGATGAAACATCGCATACAAGGATACTCGGCACATTTGG ATATGTTGCACCCGAGTATGCGGAAAATGGAATTCTTTCAGTAAGAACAGATGTATATGCATTTGGAATTGTATTGCTACAATTGATATCTGGTCGCAAGGTGTTTGACGCTAAAGATGATATACAAGGACAATCTCTGCGAGAATGG GCTGAACCACTAATTGAGAACTTAGCATTACATGAACTGATTGATGCTCGAGTTGCAAAGACATATGACACATATGAATTGTATCTCATGGCCAGAACTGCATACTTATGCGTCCAAATAAACCCTGAGAACCGTCCATCAATGGGAGAG GTTGTGCGCCTTCTTGAAGGGGAAAATGATCATTATCACTATCTGGGAGAGAAGTTGATACCTCGTTATAACAAATAA
- the LOC116404465 gene encoding uncharacterized protein LOC116404465, whose amino-acid sequence METPLTSSRIIIAYDATKDRTEHELQLTLRNLWMRGDILRGGDTLIVLGILHKVTHPMGYQLKACPDSIFGTSVRAMEEEVSKKADAYITMLQRSAETCEEGGVSIEVRITAGFPIKNVILQEIVVFSASWVILDRFGSFS is encoded by the exons ATGGAGACTCCTCTTACTTCGTCTCGTATTATCATTGCTTATGATGCTACTAAGGATCGCACTGAACACGAGCTTCAGCTTACTCTAAGGAACTTGTGGATGAGAGGTGACATTCTTCGTGGAGGCGATACGCTTATTGTGCTTGGAATTCTTCATAAAGTGACTCATCCGA TGGGTTACCAATTGAAAGCTTGTCCCGACTCGATTTTTGGAACCAGCGTTCGTGCAATGGAGGAAGAAGTTTCAAAGAAAGCTGATGCATATATCACCATGCTTCAGCGAAGTGCAGAGACGTGTGAAGAAGGAGGG GTCAGCATTGAAGTCAGAATTACTGCTGGTTTCCCCATTAAGAATGTTATTCTACAAGAAATTGTGGTCTTTAGCGCGAGCTGGGTTATACTCGATAGGTTTGGCAGTTTCTCTTAG